DNA from Clostridia bacterium:
GTCTGGCAGCAGGAATATCGTCTATAGCTACCAGAGTGTCTTATTTCTGTAACTTTCATGGTCCAAGTATAGCACTGGACACAATGTGCTCCGGTTCATTGACCTCGATTTATTTAGCCTGCCAGGCTTTAAAGGATAAGAGAATCGACGCTGCTTTAGCCGGCGGAGTTAATCTTACTATTCATCCAAATAAATATCTGATGCTCAGCCAGGGACAGTTTATATCCTCAAAAGGCCACTGCGAGAGCTTTGGTATCGGCGGAGACGGGTATATTCCGGGTGAAGGCGTCGGGGTATTGATGCTAAAGAGATTGAGCGATGCCAAACGTGATAAGGATCACATATATGGAGTAATCAAAGGCATAGCCGTCAATCATGGAGGAAAGTCAAGCGGGTATACGGTGCCTAATCCGAAAGCCCAGAGAATGGTGATTACTCAGGCGTTAGAGGAAGCTGGGTTTGATCCCAGGACTATCAGCTATATCGAAGCCCACGGGACCGGAACAAAATTGGGTGATCCTATAGAAATATCGGCTTTAACGGAGGCCTTCGGAAATTTTACTGATGATAAGCAGTTTTGTATGATAGGGTCAGTAAAGTCAAATATCGGACACTGCGAATCGGCAGCAGGTGTTGCGGGTGTTATAAAAGTACTGCTGCAAATGAAACACGGAAAAATCGTTCCTTCGCTACATTCCAGCATATTGAACCCTAATATTGATTTTAACGCTACACCTTTTATGGTAAACCAGAAATTGGTGGATTGGAAAAGGCCAACGGTAGAAGGCACGGAACAACCTCTCCGGGCAGGAATCAGTAGCTTTGGTGCAAGTGGGCTAAATGCTCACATGGTTATTGAAGAATATCAACCGGAGGGTGTTCAGGACTATATTACCATAAATGCACAAAACCCGGCGGCAATAGTACTTTCCGCCAGAAACAGGGAACGGTTGACGGAGCAGGTAGAGCGTTTGCTGCATGCTATCAAAGAGAAGAAGCTTACCAATGCAAGTCTTGCAGACCTGGCATATACCCTTCAGACCGGCAGAGAGGCTATGGAAGAGCGCCTTGCTTTAATTGTGTCCTCCATTAAGGAACTGGAAGACAAACTTCTTGATTTCTTAAAAGGTAAGGGAAATATAGATATGCTTTACCATGGCCAAAGCAAAAAAAATAATGATTCAGTTTCCTTGTTTACTGTAGATGAAGATTTACAGGAAGCAGTCAATAAATGGATTGAGAAAAGAAAGTATACAAAGTTGTTAAGCCTGTGGGTTAAGGGACTTTCCTTTGATTGGGACATGCTGTATGGCAGTACTAAACCTTACAAGCTCAGCCTGCCGACGTATCCCTTTGCAAAAGAACGCTATTGGGTGCATCAGACCCGATCCTCCGAAAACAATCTCAAGGAATCTGTAATTCATCCCCTGGTTCATAAAAACACATCGGACATCTCAGAGCTTAAGTTTACTTCAAGCTTTTCCGGAAAGGAATTCTTTCTGACCGATCACGTAGTAAGGGGTAAGAAAGTATTGCCAGGAGCAGCATATCTCGAAATGGCACGAGAAGCACTGGAACGTGCAGGGGTAGGAAAGGAAGGCCGGGCAGGGCTTCGGATGAAAAATGTGGTTTGGGTTCAGCCGGTTACTGTGGAAGAACAACCGGTTGAATTACATATCGGACTTTATCCTGACAGTGACGGGGGTATCGCATTTGATATCTATTCCTTTACGGAAGAGAATGGTGCGGAGTCAATAGTTCACAGTCAGGGTACCGGAATGCCTGGCGGAGCTGTAGAAATACCGAATTTGGATATCAAAGCTTTGCTGGGGCAGTTTACAGAGAGTATCGATGCTTCCCGCTGTTATCAGGTATTGGAAAATATGGGGATTGAATATGGTCCGGGGCATAGGGGGATCGATAAAATATACCTGGGAAATAATCAGGTACTGGCGAAGATATTCCTCCCATCCTCTGTCAGCGGCACAAAAGACCAGTATGTGCTGCATCCGAGCATAATTGACTCAGCGCTGCAGGCATCAGTCGGGTTAGTGCTGGGCTCTGGTTCCTCAAGGCCTTCGCTGCCCTTTGCGTTGGAGGAGCTCGAAATTTTTGGCAGCTGCACACCGGAAATGTGGGCGCTGATAAGTTATCAGACAAATATGCAGGCAGGAGAGAATCTTCATAAGCTGGATATAGATTTATGCAATGAAGACGGAGAGATTTGTTTACGTCTGAAAGGATATACTTCAAGGCTGCTGAATGATGGAACTGATTCCTCAGACTCTTCAGCTAAAACGGGCACAGTGTTGTTCCAGCCTTATTGGAAAGAATGCGCAGATATTATAGAAAACCCTGTAAACAAGTGCATGCAGCGGTTTGTGGCGCTATGTGAACCCGAAGGAATTAATATGGAGAATTTTAAATCTCAAATGAGCGGAGTGAATTGCATTATTCTCCAATCTGAGCAGGAAGCTATTGAAGAGCGCTTTAATACTTATGCTGTCCGGTTGTTTGAGGAAATTCAATGCATCCTTAAAAACAAACCCAAGGATAAAATACTGATTCAGGTTATTATTTCGGGACAAAAGGATAAGCAACTCTTATCAGGTCTATCCGGACTTTTAAGAACCGCGCAACTGGAGAATCCTCTGCTGACCGGGCAGTTAATTGAAGTGGAAGCTTGGGAAAATTCTGAGGTCATTGCAGGGAAATTAATGGATAGCAGCTTATGCCCCGACGATCACAGGATCCGCTATCAGGAGGGTAAACGGTGGGTACTTGATTGGAGGGAAGCGGAAGCATCTCAAAATCTACCGCCTATCCCCTGGAAAGATGGGTGCTTATATTTGATCGCCGGAGGCTCCGGTGACCTGGGAATGATCTTTGCCGCAGAAATTGCGCGGCAGGTCCGGACCCCAACTCTGATCCTCACAGGGCGTTCTCCTTTAAGCAAAGAAAAGCAGGACAAACTTGCAGAACTGGAGGCTAAGGGTGCCAGAGTAATATACAGGCAAGTCGATATAGCTGAAAAACAGGCTGTAGACGCTTTGTTCCAAAATATCCGTGAAGACTTTGGCAGCCTTCATGGCATTATCCACAGCGCTGGGGTGACTAAAGACAATTTTATCATTAAGAAAAACAGCAAAGAGTTCTCAGAAGTATTGGCTCCCAAGGTTAAAGGACTGGTGAATCTGGACAAGGGGAGCAAAGACATGTCTTTGGATTTCTTTATCCTCTTTTCATCAGGAGCCGGAGCTATGGGTAATATTGGCCAGGCCGACTACGCCAGTGCAAACGGCTTTATGGACGCTTATGCAGCATACCGCAATGAACTGGCAGGGGCAAATGAACGTCACGGGCGTACTCTGACTATAAATTGGCCTCTTTGGGAAGACGGCGGAATGTATGTAGATGAAGCAACCCAAAAGATGTGGCAAAACCTTGGTATGAGCGCTATAAAAACCTCAGCGGGCATTCAGGCCTTTTATCGGAGCTTTGATTCCGGCACGGACCAGGTACTGGTGGTAGAGGGGGATGTATCGCGGCTACGAAGGATTTTCAAGGGGCAATCGTACGGCGATGAAGTTACAGTAACTTCTCCTTATGCAAAAAAAGAGCAGGAGGGGACAGAAATTGCCCAAGACCTTCTTCAGGAACAAGCTATAAATTATTTCAAGAGCCTCCTTAGCTCGATTATCAAGCTGCCAGCCAGCCAGATCGAGGCTGATGCCCCAATGGAAAAATACGGGATAGATTCAGTTATGGTAATGCACATGACCAATCGTCTCGAAGAGAGCTTCGGCTCTTTATCCAAAACTCTATTTTTCGAATATCAAAATATCCGGGATCTAACCGGTTATTTTTTGGAAAATCACCATCAGCAGCTGGTTAGCCTGGTGGGAATAAAACAGAAGGATTTACTGGCAGGAATGAACGGTCCAAACAGCCTGACGGGGCTGCTAAAGCCGGTAGCCGGCAGACGGCAAAGGTCAAATTTTGTATCCCTCAGCGACACCCGTAAGGAGGAAAGACCTGACAGGGCTTTAGATATTGCCATAATCGGTGTTGCCGGAAGGTATCCTCAGGCAAGAAACCAGCAGGAATTTTGGAATAATCTGTCCGGGGGCAGGGATTGTATAACTGAGATACCACGGGAGCGATGGGATTATAGCTTGTATCCCGGCCAAAATAAAAATGAGACGGATAAAACTTACTCCAAGTGGGGAGGTTTTTTGGACGATGCAGACAAGTTTGACCCGTATTTCTTTAATATTTCCCCCCGTGAAGCGGAAATAATGGATCCTCAGGAGCGCTTGTTTTTACAATGTGTTTATGAAACATTGGAGGATGCAGGCTATACCCGGGAACCCCTCAATAAATGTCAAGGGTCTGGAATGGAAGGCAATGTAGGAGTTTTTGTGGGTGTAATGTATGAAGAATACCAGCTTTACGGAGCCCAGGAACAAATTCTTGGAAAGCCGGTTGTCCTTCCTGGAAATCCTTCATCCATAGCAAACAGGATATCCTATTTTTTCAATTTGCACGGACCCAGCATGGCAATAGATACAATGTGTTCATCATCTCTGACGGCAATACATCTGGCCTGTCAGAGCTTACAACAGGGTGGGTGCGAGTTGGCTGTTGCCGGCGGCGTTAATGTCTCCATCCATCCCAATAAATACTTACTGCTTGGCCAGGGGAATTTCTTGTCAAGCAGGGGAAGATGTGAAAGCTTTGGACGGGACGGCGACGGCTATGTTCCCGGTGAGGGAGTCGGAGCTGTTTTGCTTAAGCCCTTGGCTGAAGCTATTAAGGACAATAACCAGATATATGGTGTTATAAAAGGATCAGCAATTAACCATGGGGGTAAGACCAACGGCTATTCTGTCCCTAATCCCAACGCACAGGCAAATGTAATTGCACAAGCTGTAAAATCGGCCGGGATCGACCCAAGGGCAATCAGCTATCTGGAAGCTCACGGAACCGGAACATCCCTTGGTGATCCCATAGAAATTACTGCTTTGTCCAAGGTGTTCCGTAAATATACACCTGATAAGGAATTCTGTGCTATTGGATCGGTCAAGTCGAATATAGGGCACTGCGAAAGTGCTGCCGGGATTGCCGGGGTTACAAAGGTGTTGCTTCAGCTTAAGTATCAGCAATTGGTACCTTCACTTCATTCCGAGGTGCTAAATCCTAACATTGATTTTGCTGATACTCCGTTTATTGTTCAGCAAAAGCTTCAGCAATGGAAACGGCCTGTGTTGCAAATAAACGGAATAAAAAGAGAATATCCAAGGATTGCCGGAATTTCATCATTTGGTGCCGGCGGTTCAAATGCACATATCATCATAGAAGAATACATACCAGGCAGTCAGTCTGAGGCGTCAAACCTGACAGAGCAAAGCCTTGCACTGGATCAGCCTGTCATTATACTATTGTCGGCAAGGAATATGGAGCAGCTGAGAGAACAGGCAAAGCAACTGCTGGAATATGTCATTGAACAAAAATATTCAGACCACCTGCTGGCTGATGTGGCCTACACCCTTCAGGTGGGGCGTGAAGCAATGGAAGAACGCATGGCCGTTGTTGTTTCCTCTTTTGAAGATTTACAGGAAAAACTAAGGGAGTTTGTAGAAGGGAAAGAAAGCATAGATGACTTTTACCTGGGTCAAGTCAATAAGAATAGTGATTCCGTTGCTTTACTCAATTCAGATAAGGATTTACAGGATGATATTGATATATTCTTTACAGAAAGAAAATATGACAAGCTGCTGAACCTATGGGTCAATGGGCTCAAATGTGATTGGAACAAGCTGTATGGTGCGGTGAAACCCCGTATAATGAGCCTTCCCACCTACCCCTTTGCGCGAAAACGCTGCTGGGCTCCGCAGATTGATCATAGGTCGAGCAACTCTTATGCAAACCCTATTCATCCTATGGTTCATAAAAATACCTCCCGTTTCTCGGAAATAAGGTTTACTTCAAGTTTTACCGGAAATGAGTTTTTCCTGTTTGATCATGTAGTAAAAGGAAACAGGATTTTTCCAGGAGTAGCCTATTTGGAAATGGTTATAGCTGCAGCTATGGAGGCAGCAGGACTTTCGCCGGAAGATGGTGCAGGGATTAATCTGGAGAATATTGTCTGGATCAGGCCTATAGCTGTGCAGGATCATCCTGTAGAGATACATATCGGGCTCTCATTACAGAATGACGGGGATGTTCAATACCAGATCTACAGTGAAGATATTGAGATGAAATCTCAAAAGATTGTTTACAGTCAGGGAACTGTGACTTTTGACTCAAAGCGGTCAGTAAGTTCCTTGGATTTAAAGAAATTACTGGCACAATCCACCCTTCAAACTGCTGATCCTGATCAATACTATAAAGTATTTGAAGAAATGGGGATTAATTATGGTCCGGGATATAGGGGTATAAAAGAAGTATATGCAGGAGCAAATCATATACTGGCAAGATTATCCCTGCCTCCAGCACTATCTGACACACTGGAGCATTTCACTCTCCATCCGAGCTTGTTGGATTCGGCAGTTCAGGCATCAATTGCTTTAAATAGAAAAGGTGATGACTCCGGTAAATTCCTAAAACCTGCACTGGCATTCTCTTTGAAAAAGCTTGAGGTAGCAGGGAAATGTACATCAAAAGTGTGGGCCTTGATCAAACCTGGAGAAAAAAGCCAATCAGCGGAGATACAGAATCTTGATATTGATTTGTGCAATGAAAAAGGAGTTGTTTTAGTCCGGATGCAGGGCCTGACCACAAGAACGTTTGAGGAGAAAACCCCTGCAGAAATAAATACTAATGGAGCCCTTACGGGAAATATCACGCTTATGCCCGTATGGGATCCGATTCAAATAAAACAAGACCAAAAACCTTCAGTCAGGGAAGGATGTACTGTGATAATAGGATGTAACCAGGATGCAGAAAAACTTATCAAGCAGTGTTATCCTGATGCTCACCTGCTGAAAATCGGAGCGTTCGATACTACGGAGGAGATACCCAAAAAGCTTCAGGCGTATGGATTAATTGGTCATATCATATGGATTGCTCAAAACAAGCAGATTGAATCCGTAACCTCGGACGAAGTGATAGATGGGCAGAATCAAGGGGTTATTTTCTGCTTTAGAGTAATTAAAGCTCTCCTTAGTTTGGGCTATGGCACCAGAGAATTAAGCTGGAGTGTGATTACTACGCAATGCCAGCCTGTTTATAAAAATGAAACGGTCAATCCGGTAAATGCAAGCCTTCACGGGTTAATTGGAACGATGTCTAAGGAATATCCCGGCTGGAAAACCTCTATTATAGACCTTGAGGAAAATTGTGACTGGCCGGTACCCGAAATATTCACTATACCTGCAGAATTGTATGGGGAGTCTTTGGCTTACCGGGGCCGGATGTGGTATAAACAACGGCTGATCAATGCTGATCTCCCTTCGGAAATGAAGACCGTGTATAAAACGGAAGGGGTATATATCGTAATAGGAGGCGCAGGCGGCCTGGGTGAGGTGTGGAGCGAATACATGCTCCGCAGCTACCGAGCTAGAATTGTCTGGATTGGCCGGAGGCCGATTGATGAACAGATTCAGGCAAAACTAGATAAACTGGCTGCTCTGGGGCCTGCTCCAATCTATATTTCGGCAGATGCCTCCGATAAGAATTCACTTGAACATGCATATATGGAAATAAAGCAGATTTACCACCGGATAAACGGTGTTATTCATGCCGCAGTCGGGGCAATGGATCAAAGCCTGACAATAATGGAAGAGAAATTGTTCCGGGAGGGACTGTCTGCAAAAGTTGATCTGAGTGTATATTTAGCTCAGGTGTTTGGAAAAGAGCCTTTAGACTTTATTATATTCTTTTCTTCCTTAGCTGCATTTTCCAAAGATCACGGGAAGAGCAGCTACTGTTCAGGCAGTGTTTTTGAAGATGCATTTGCACACCAGCTGGCTCAGGAATGGACATGTATTGTAAAAGTGATGAACTGGGGATACTGGGGTGACGTTGGTATCGGAGGTGCTATACCGGAAGCATTTAAAAAACGGCTGATAAAAGCGGGTACAGGCCATATTGATCCTGAGGGGGCTATGATAGCTCTGGAGAAATTACTGGCCGGGCCGGTTAATCAAATGGCATTAATCAATACAACCAAACCAATAAATACAAAAGATATACCGGATGAGACAATTTTAGTTTATCAGGCCGGGGTTTCCTCAAACATCGGGAAGATTCAGCGTTACATGCCATTAAGAGATGAAATGGTTGAGAAAATCAAATTGGAAATGGGGATGATTTCTTGAAGGATATTATCTGCAAGCTGCTATGGTGCCAGCTACAATCCATCGGCATGCTAAGAAAAAAGCATTCAATTGT
Protein-coding regions in this window:
- a CDS encoding SDR family NAD(P)-dependent oxidoreductase produces the protein MKKVFSLSISKENPIVKNHTVNGEALLPGLAYIDMLYQLAKQGLETGITGLCLKHMTIYSPLIVREGSPVQIRITFTKKSQAWSISVEGSETGAQQDPSESRLYAAAELHENAVLKKQQIDILGLKRSAKECIDLESVYGEAGKRGLKHQGVIKAKGCIYVIDSGCLVELCIDENQYKSMDTLFHPALIDGAAMAASVLADSNSSDNSELFIPLYYESFSGRELLQTHCYALVDTSSIQTANDIRKLDINFFNLEGELVAELKEITTKQIRSKGQASQGKGMGESRISDSIEEILRKIFAGYIKKKDSDIDLDTVFFELGLESAQLLFIVKDIENALGLSLNPTLLFENSNLQELIKYLEQKIAMKEFSSPITEINQKEVFKPANNNGTLASDTFIFYEDEAYLRDHLVFGKPALMGVTHPCLALEAYLRQNPGALPVGLKNIQFIGGPVTLEKKEKVHVRVRFCGDSNQTTFSTEYYITHPKESKPCCSGKCIKPVEVPGKVIDIYSMIKESKTVDDETINKSYHIVKNFKVGPMLQNVEAAYRYGENTLISKIGLANKLKKGDISRFTFDPLLLNCCYLGIADEDNKKTDNILVPLMIERLTVFREMTEDAYVINTIRSKRDGFISIDAVVLTDMGEIIAEISNASLREVMNPSMLHNAVFDSDVLAEKVSSDESGSDGRPRIAEGLDIAIVGISGRYPQAYDVNEFWHNLREGKDCITEIPEDRWDWKEYYSEDRKSTGNIYSKWGGFIDDMDKFDPGFFNISPREAEFLDPQERLFLEHCWMAMEDAGYTRQGLQKGQETDMPGSVGVYAGVMYQEYPLYAAEATLKGQPMGLAAGISSIATRVSYFCNFHGPSIALDTMCSGSLTSIYLACQALKDKRIDAALAGGVNLTIHPNKYLMLSQGQFISSKGHCESFGIGGDGYIPGEGVGVLMLKRLSDAKRDKDHIYGVIKGIAVNHGGKSSGYTVPNPKAQRMVITQALEEAGFDPRTISYIEAHGTGTKLGDPIEISALTEAFGNFTDDKQFCMIGSVKSNIGHCESAAGVAGVIKVLLQMKHGKIVPSLHSSILNPNIDFNATPFMVNQKLVDWKRPTVEGTEQPLRAGISSFGASGLNAHMVIEEYQPEGVQDYITINAQNPAAIVLSARNRERLTEQVERLLHAIKEKKLTNASLADLAYTLQTGREAMEERLALIVSSIKELEDKLLDFLKGKGNIDMLYHGQSKKNNDSVSLFTVDEDLQEAVNKWIEKRKYTKLLSLWVKGLSFDWDMLYGSTKPYKLSLPTYPFAKERYWVHQTRSSENNLKESVIHPLVHKNTSDISELKFTSSFSGKEFFLTDHVVRGKKVLPGAAYLEMAREALERAGVGKEGRAGLRMKNVVWVQPVTVEEQPVELHIGLYPDSDGGIAFDIYSFTEENGAESIVHSQGTGMPGGAVEIPNLDIKALLGQFTESIDASRCYQVLENMGIEYGPGHRGIDKIYLGNNQVLAKIFLPSSVSGTKDQYVLHPSIIDSALQASVGLVLGSGSSRPSLPFALEELEIFGSCTPEMWALISYQTNMQAGENLHKLDIDLCNEDGEICLRLKGYTSRLLNDGTDSSDSSAKTGTVLFQPYWKECADIIENPVNKCMQRFVALCEPEGINMENFKSQMSGVNCIILQSEQEAIEERFNTYAVRLFEEIQCILKNKPKDKILIQVIISGQKDKQLLSGLSGLLRTAQLENPLLTGQLIEVEAWENSEVIAGKLMDSSLCPDDHRIRYQEGKRWVLDWREAEASQNLPPIPWKDGCLYLIAGGSGDLGMIFAAEIARQVRTPTLILTGRSPLSKEKQDKLAELEAKGARVIYRQVDIAEKQAVDALFQNIREDFGSLHGIIHSAGVTKDNFIIKKNSKEFSEVLAPKVKGLVNLDKGSKDMSLDFFILFSSGAGAMGNIGQADYASANGFMDAYAAYRNELAGANERHGRTLTINWPLWEDGGMYVDEATQKMWQNLGMSAIKTSAGIQAFYRSFDSGTDQVLVVEGDVSRLRRIFKGQSYGDEVTVTSPYAKKEQEGTEIAQDLLQEQAINYFKSLLSSIIKLPASQIEADAPMEKYGIDSVMVMHMTNRLEESFGSLSKTLFFEYQNIRDLTGYFLENHHQQLVSLVGIKQKDLLAGMNGPNSLTGLLKPVAGRRQRSNFVSLSDTRKEERPDRALDIAIIGVAGRYPQARNQQEFWNNLSGGRDCITEIPRERWDYSLYPGQNKNETDKTYSKWGGFLDDADKFDPYFFNISPREAEIMDPQERLFLQCVYETLEDAGYTREPLNKCQGSGMEGNVGVFVGVMYEEYQLYGAQEQILGKPVVLPGNPSSIANRISYFFNLHGPSMAIDTMCSSSLTAIHLACQSLQQGGCELAVAGGVNVSIHPNKYLLLGQGNFLSSRGRCESFGRDGDGYVPGEGVGAVLLKPLAEAIKDNNQIYGVIKGSAINHGGKTNGYSVPNPNAQANVIAQAVKSAGIDPRAISYLEAHGTGTSLGDPIEITALSKVFRKYTPDKEFCAIGSVKSNIGHCESAAGIAGVTKVLLQLKYQQLVPSLHSEVLNPNIDFADTPFIVQQKLQQWKRPVLQINGIKREYPRIAGISSFGAGGSNAHIIIEEYIPGSQSEASNLTEQSLALDQPVIILLSARNMEQLREQAKQLLEYVIEQKYSDHLLADVAYTLQVGREAMEERMAVVVSSFEDLQEKLREFVEGKESIDDFYLGQVNKNSDSVALLNSDKDLQDDIDIFFTERKYDKLLNLWVNGLKCDWNKLYGAVKPRIMSLPTYPFARKRCWAPQIDHRSSNSYANPIHPMVHKNTSRFSEIRFTSSFTGNEFFLFDHVVKGNRIFPGVAYLEMVIAAAMEAAGLSPEDGAGINLENIVWIRPIAVQDHPVEIHIGLSLQNDGDVQYQIYSEDIEMKSQKIVYSQGTVTFDSKRSVSSLDLKKLLAQSTLQTADPDQYYKVFEEMGINYGPGYRGIKEVYAGANHILARLSLPPALSDTLEHFTLHPSLLDSAVQASIALNRKGDDSGKFLKPALAFSLKKLEVAGKCTSKVWALIKPGEKSQSAEIQNLDIDLCNEKGVVLVRMQGLTTRTFEEKTPAEINTNGALTGNITLMPVWDPIQIKQDQKPSVREGCTVIIGCNQDAEKLIKQCYPDAHLLKIGAFDTTEEIPKKLQAYGLIGHIIWIAQNKQIESVTSDEVIDGQNQGVIFCFRVIKALLSLGYGTRELSWSVITTQCQPVYKNETVNPVNASLHGLIGTMSKEYPGWKTSIIDLEENCDWPVPEIFTIPAELYGESLAYRGRMWYKQRLINADLPSEMKTVYKTEGVYIVIGGAGGLGEVWSEYMLRSYRARIVWIGRRPIDEQIQAKLDKLAALGPAPIYISADASDKNSLEHAYMEIKQIYHRINGVIHAAVGAMDQSLTIMEEKLFREGLSAKVDLSVYLAQVFGKEPLDFIIFFSSLAAFSKDHGKSSYCSGSVFEDAFAHQLAQEWTCIVKVMNWGYWGDVGIGGAIPEAFKKRLIKAGTGHIDPEGAMIALEKLLAGPVNQMALINTTKPINTKDIPDETILVYQAGVSSNIGKIQRYMPLRDEMVEKIKLEMGMIS